A stretch of Ferribacterium limneticum DNA encodes these proteins:
- a CDS encoding aminoacyl-histidine dipeptidase, whose product MNDAVFSGLQPATVWVHFSTLCATPRASKQEAVLRDSLRQWAINRGLAVEIDAAGNLIIRKPASTGREKYPGVVLQAHLDMVCQKNADSNHDFSRDSIVPVLRDGWLVAEKTTLGADNGIGVALILAVLDDNSLRHGPIEALLTVDEEAGMGGARGLAPGVLQGQLMLNLDTEDWGEFYLGCAGGLDVNVERSGLSEPVPAGHQAWRIELSGLRGGHSGVDIHEERGNAIKLLVRVLRELEATFPLRLAELSGGTARNALPREASAVILLPGNVADSLAPAVLEAQRCLRGELRGVEDGLELRVSACEVTAVMSSSEQRIWLSSLHAAPHGVRRMSRQVPGVVETSNNLGMVELHPNGGSCNFMVRSLIGSGSMALADEIASLWALSDSKVEKEGYYPGWAPNPDSQLLKFCQSVYRRDFGTDSKVQVIHAGLECGIIGDKYPGMDIVSFGPTIRGAHAPGERVEVASVEKCWNLLTAILAELH is encoded by the coding sequence ATGAACGACGCTGTGTTTTCCGGTCTGCAACCAGCCACTGTCTGGGTGCATTTTTCTACCCTGTGCGCTACGCCACGTGCTTCTAAGCAGGAAGCCGTGCTGCGCGATTCATTGCGGCAATGGGCGATCAATCGAGGCCTTGCCGTCGAGATCGATGCAGCGGGTAACCTGATTATCCGCAAGCCGGCCAGCACCGGGCGCGAGAAGTATCCGGGTGTGGTGTTGCAGGCGCATCTCGACATGGTTTGCCAGAAGAACGCCGATAGCAATCACGACTTTTCTCGCGATTCGATCGTTCCAGTCTTGCGTGACGGCTGGCTGGTGGCCGAAAAGACCACCCTGGGGGCGGATAACGGTATCGGTGTCGCCTTGATTCTTGCCGTTCTGGACGACAACTCGCTCCGGCATGGTCCTATTGAAGCTTTGCTGACGGTCGATGAAGAGGCTGGCATGGGCGGCGCGCGTGGTCTGGCGCCGGGAGTGCTGCAAGGCCAGTTGATGCTGAATCTTGATACTGAAGATTGGGGCGAGTTTTATCTGGGATGCGCTGGCGGTCTTGATGTCAATGTTGAGCGTAGTGGTCTTTCCGAGCCTGTTCCGGCGGGGCATCAGGCTTGGCGGATCGAACTGAGCGGTTTGCGCGGCGGGCATTCTGGGGTTGATATTCACGAGGAACGGGGTAACGCGATCAAGTTGCTGGTTCGTGTGCTGCGCGAACTGGAGGCAACGTTTCCGTTGCGTCTGGCTGAACTTTCCGGGGGGACGGCTCGGAATGCCTTGCCGCGTGAAGCTTCGGCCGTGATCCTGTTGCCAGGAAATGTGGCCGACTCTCTCGCTCCAGCGGTACTCGAAGCGCAGCGCTGTTTGCGGGGCGAACTGCGCGGTGTCGAGGACGGATTGGAACTGCGCGTCTCTGCCTGCGAGGTGACGGCGGTGATGTCGTCGAGTGAGCAACGAATCTGGTTGTCTTCGCTGCACGCTGCGCCGCATGGTGTGCGTCGGATGAGCCGCCAGGTGCCGGGCGTGGTTGAAACCTCCAATAACCTTGGTATGGTCGAACTGCACCCGAATGGTGGTTCATGCAACTTCATGGTGCGTTCGCTGATCGGCAGTGGCAGCATGGCATTGGCTGATGAAATCGCCAGTTTGTGGGCCTTGAGCGATAGCAAGGTCGAAAAGGAGGGTTATTACCCAGGCTGGGCGCCGAATCCGGATTCGCAGTTGCTCAAGTTTTGCCAGTCGGTCTATCGGCGGGATTTTGGCACCGACTCGAAGGTTCAGGTCATCCATGCCGGTCTGGAGTGCGGCATCATCGGCGACAAGTATCCGGGGATGGATATTGTTTCGTTTGGTCCGACGATTCGCGGTGCGCATGCGCCGGGTGAGCGGGTCGAAGTGGCTTCGGTGGAAAAATGCTGGAACTTGCTGACGGCGATTCTGGCCGAATTGCATTGA
- a CDS encoding site-specific integrase yields MAKLTKVEVDNLKPSGKDAFVWADDPKGFGVKVFTSGVKSFVFQYRTEEGKTRRYTIGKLSDTLTVEQARKRAKALSLEVLNGGDPMGHKQARLAAITVAELLTQYQASPKFAENAETTKATDKGRIERHLIPLLGDSIADKISADDVRRAQAAIRDGKTAGRFKTGPRGLAKVTGGAGTADKCVLLLRAAYAWAISENILKDNPAAPLKVAGSGQREQIMETAADYTVLFNALDKMQKELRIRPAAADAIRLIALTGARRGEVSNLIWQYCDLRTGLITLPPKAHKAGKRTGKPRIIALPAEGVAILKRQAKGKPEDYVFKPAKGDGAIALAKPWIAVREEAKLPANFGLHGLRHSLGSHLAMSGASSHEVMEALGHRQASTTQRYIHFAERARSTLAERAASVAMAGMVSSKASTEPLPE; encoded by the coding sequence ATGGCGAAGCTAACCAAGGTCGAAGTCGACAATCTTAAGCCATCTGGCAAGGATGCCTTTGTATGGGCTGACGACCCGAAAGGATTCGGGGTTAAGGTTTTCACCTCCGGTGTAAAGTCGTTCGTCTTTCAGTACCGCACCGAAGAAGGCAAGACCCGTCGTTACACCATCGGCAAGTTGTCCGACACGCTTACCGTGGAACAGGCCCGCAAGCGTGCCAAGGCCCTATCCCTTGAGGTGCTAAATGGTGGCGACCCGATGGGGCATAAGCAAGCACGCCTTGCCGCCATTACAGTTGCAGAACTGCTGACGCAATACCAAGCCTCGCCCAAGTTTGCGGAAAATGCAGAGACGACGAAGGCCACCGACAAAGGACGAATTGAGCGCCATCTGATTCCCCTACTTGGCGATTCAATCGCGGACAAAATTTCCGCCGATGACGTGCGACGGGCGCAAGCTGCAATCCGTGACGGGAAAACCGCAGGGAGATTCAAGACGGGTCCGCGTGGCTTGGCAAAGGTCACGGGCGGTGCCGGCACCGCTGACAAATGCGTCCTGCTGTTACGGGCTGCCTATGCCTGGGCTATCTCCGAAAACATCCTGAAGGACAACCCCGCCGCCCCGCTCAAGGTGGCAGGCTCTGGCCAACGTGAGCAGATCATGGAAACGGCAGCCGATTACACCGTGCTATTCAACGCCCTGGACAAGATGCAGAAGGAGCTCCGCATACGCCCCGCCGCTGCCGATGCCATCCGCTTGATTGCCTTGACCGGTGCTAGGCGCGGCGAAGTTTCAAATCTAATTTGGCAGTATTGCGACCTTCGAACTGGCCTAATCACCTTGCCACCGAAAGCCCACAAAGCCGGAAAGCGAACAGGCAAGCCCCGCATCATTGCTTTGCCGGCTGAAGGCGTGGCCATTCTGAAGCGCCAAGCCAAGGGGAAACCTGAGGACTACGTTTTCAAGCCAGCCAAGGGCGATGGGGCCATCGCGCTAGCAAAGCCTTGGATAGCTGTTCGTGAAGAGGCAAAGCTGCCCGCCAATTTTGGATTGCATGGCCTTCGCCATAGCCTAGGCAGTCATCTAGCAATGAGTGGAGCTAGCTCTCACGAGGTAATGGAAGCCCTAGGCCATAGGCAGGCTTCAACCACACAACGCTATATCCACTTTGCAGAGCGTGCCCGTTCCACATTGGCTGAGCGTGCTGCATCTGTTGCTATGGCAGGCATGGTGAGCAGCAAGGCAAGCACAGAACCTTTACCGGAATAG
- a CDS encoding helix-turn-helix transcriptional regulator, giving the protein MTTEEKYLDRPAASEYVRSKGLPCSKTTLAKLVTVGGGPALRKFGNRAVYLAADLDAWINSKLSAPRHSSSATV; this is encoded by the coding sequence ATGACCACAGAAGAAAAATACCTGGACCGCCCCGCCGCCTCTGAATATGTCCGCTCCAAGGGTTTGCCCTGCTCAAAAACTACGCTTGCAAAACTTGTGACTGTAGGTGGAGGCCCTGCCCTCCGGAAGTTTGGAAATCGTGCGGTCTATTTAGCTGCCGACCTTGACGCATGGATTAACAGCAAGCTGTCTGCTCCCCGTCACTCTTCATCTGCAACCGTTTAA
- a CDS encoding DNA primase family protein: MVTIDIQNLVSPEAASAFTRTAAQWTDAFQAAGKDDVFTLATDMHLDPNLKEFERNSLIKLAAKRMGVTYRDLVKDLRQGSSEPKKDHLYFARQTLDFFQAGNVLYSQGAFWVWRDAGVWERVLDHEIRRAAMGMLQGQEAVTDGTVRSVVALARDEAYSAAAHFDQPAPRRINVQNGTLHYQAGAWALREHDRGDYLTTQLPVTFDPQATCPRFDRFLAEIFEGDEDATDKAQVILEMIGYTLTQSCQFEKFIILVGSGSNGKSVLLDVLRSLVGPGQVASVEPGKLGDRVERERLHGKLANICPELPVGAMLADAALKSFTSGDLVSGAAKFGQPFDYKPYATFWTGTNHMPHTRDLSHGMFRRALIVQFNRTFNESTREIGLADKLRDELPGILVKALDAFASVIERGGFTVPASSDAALKAWRTDADQVAQFLEDRCLCDASDTQAFISHALLFREFQNWAHDQNLKHSVTGKAFSLRLVALGYQAKTKRDGGSRDRGFQGIGLA; this comes from the coding sequence ATGGTGACCATCGATATTCAGAACCTCGTTTCCCCTGAAGCTGCAAGCGCCTTTACCCGCACCGCCGCACAATGGACAGATGCTTTTCAGGCTGCCGGCAAGGACGATGTTTTCACCCTTGCGACTGACATGCACCTTGACCCCAACTTGAAGGAGTTCGAGCGAAACAGCTTGATCAAGCTGGCAGCCAAGCGAATGGGCGTCACTTATCGTGACCTCGTCAAAGACCTCCGACAAGGTTCGAGCGAGCCGAAAAAGGATCATTTGTACTTTGCCCGACAGACGCTTGATTTTTTCCAAGCGGGAAACGTTCTGTACTCGCAGGGGGCTTTCTGGGTCTGGCGAGATGCCGGCGTCTGGGAACGTGTCCTTGACCACGAGATTCGACGGGCTGCCATGGGCATGCTACAGGGACAGGAGGCCGTAACGGACGGCACCGTCCGTTCCGTGGTGGCCCTGGCAAGGGACGAGGCCTATTCAGCCGCCGCCCATTTCGACCAGCCGGCGCCGCGCCGAATCAACGTGCAGAACGGCACGCTGCACTATCAGGCGGGGGCCTGGGCATTGCGTGAGCATGATCGCGGCGACTACCTGACGACGCAGCTACCCGTAACCTTTGACCCGCAAGCGACCTGCCCGCGGTTCGATAGGTTCCTGGCTGAAATCTTCGAAGGGGACGAGGACGCAACCGACAAGGCACAAGTCATATTGGAGATGATCGGATATACCTTGACGCAAAGTTGTCAGTTTGAAAAATTCATAATCCTGGTTGGCAGTGGCAGCAACGGCAAGAGCGTTTTGCTTGACGTGCTGCGCTCCCTGGTTGGTCCTGGTCAAGTGGCATCCGTTGAACCGGGCAAGCTGGGGGATCGTGTTGAACGCGAGCGCCTGCATGGCAAGCTGGCGAATATCTGCCCTGAATTGCCAGTCGGCGCGATGCTGGCTGATGCTGCGCTCAAGAGCTTTACAAGTGGCGACCTCGTGAGCGGTGCGGCGAAGTTTGGCCAGCCGTTCGACTACAAACCGTATGCCACGTTTTGGACGGGCACGAACCACATGCCGCACACGCGTGACCTCTCGCACGGCATGTTCCGCCGTGCATTGATTGTTCAGTTCAACCGCACATTCAACGAGAGCACGCGGGAAATCGGCCTTGCCGACAAGCTGCGTGACGAGTTGCCCGGCATCCTGGTTAAGGCCCTGGACGCGTTTGCAAGTGTTATCGAGCGTGGGGGCTTTACCGTTCCAGCATCGTCTGATGCAGCCCTCAAGGCGTGGCGTACCGATGCTGATCAGGTGGCCCAGTTCCTGGAAGATCGATGCCTATGCGATGCCAGCGACACGCAGGCATTCATTTCGCATGCTCTGCTGTTCCGGGAGTTCCAGAACTGGGCACACGATCAGAACCTTAAGCATTCGGTCACAGGCAAGGCGTTCAGCTTGCGCCTTGTCGCCTTGGGTTATCAGGCCAAAACCAAGCGTGATGGTGGCAGTCGTGACCGAGGCTTTCAAGGTATCGGGCTTGCTTGA
- a CDS encoding HNH endonuclease, which yields MYGHRWRIARARHLALHPLCVYCAAQGYRTPASVVDHVTPHRGDSALFWAASNWQSLCKTCHDGAKQTLEKSGYLKGSTLEGLPLDVRHPWHRGTDE from the coding sequence ATGTACGGGCACCGCTGGCGTATCGCAAGGGCAAGGCACTTGGCCTTGCACCCGCTTTGCGTCTATTGCGCCGCACAGGGCTACCGCACCCCTGCAAGCGTCGTTGATCACGTAACGCCGCACCGCGGCGATAGCGCCTTGTTCTGGGCTGCCAGCAATTGGCAAAGCCTTTGCAAGACCTGCCACGACGGCGCCAAGCAAACGCTAGAGAAGTCCGGTTATCTCAAGGGATCAACCCTTGAAGGCCTGCCGTTAGACGTACGTCACCCGTGGCACAGGGGCACAGATGAATAA
- a CDS encoding HNH endonuclease signature motif containing protein, which produces MNKNLDPALVRALFDYKDGVLYWKAPAPKRTQAGAVAGCLHKQSGAWHINYMGSKYLRSRLVWLWHHGEFPAKAWIRRRNDNPTDDRIENLHARTSLENTLDLGTYRGTVPGVTCAESGFIARLNDQYIGIYQSLDDAEQAFALAYTKRYGTPPPQAKGGVNKSAGCSFNTSPPPPFFIANGISPANIQGAGE; this is translated from the coding sequence ATGAATAAGAACCTTGACCCTGCCCTGGTCCGCGCCCTGTTCGACTACAAGGACGGCGTCCTTTATTGGAAAGCCCCAGCACCGAAGCGCACCCAAGCCGGCGCCGTCGCTGGTTGCCTGCATAAGCAGTCCGGCGCATGGCATATCAATTATATGGGTTCCAAATACCTGCGCAGCCGCCTTGTGTGGCTTTGGCACCATGGCGAGTTCCCGGCAAAGGCTTGGATACGCCGCCGCAATGACAACCCGACAGACGACCGTATCGAGAACCTGCACGCTCGCACGAGTTTGGAAAACACCCTTGACCTTGGCACTTACCGCGGCACCGTCCCCGGCGTTACGTGTGCTGAAAGCGGGTTCATAGCTCGCCTGAATGACCAATACATCGGCATTTATCAATCATTGGACGATGCTGAACAGGCATTCGCCCTTGCATATACCAAGCGTTACGGAACCCCGCCACCACAGGCCAAGGGGGGTGTAAATAAGTCTGCCGGATGTAGTTTCAATACATCGCCCCCGCCACCTTTTTTTATCGCAAACGGAATTTCGCCGGCAAATATTCAAGGGGCTGGCGAGTGA
- a CDS encoding terminase large subunit: MTRGERVIRFIEKFCRVPEGVLVGSPIKLADFQRRFILDVYDNPVGTKKAYLSIARKNAKTATIACLVLVHLVGPEALQNSQIVSGAMSRDQAAIVFNLTAKMISLNPDLADLVRVVDSRKQLFGLPMGTEYRALAAEAKNSHGLSPVLAILDEVGQVRGPRSEFVDAITTSQGAHEAPLLIAISTQAADPADLFSIWLDDAAASGDPRIVSHVYAAPADAELDDPAAWKAANPALGIFRSLADVEQQAAEAKRMPSAEATFRNLVLNQRVALTNPFMSRSTWEACSEPAEYLDGMEVFAGLDLSARTDLTALVLIGRDPAGQWHIQPHFWTPANGLAERARRDRQPYDVWVEQGFMRTTPGATVDYAQVAKDIAEITDGLNVQGVAFDRWRIDILKKEFDAIGLTLPLIEHGQGFKDMSVALDAVEAEFLNGRVRHGGHPVLTMCAAGAVVARDPAGGRKLDKSKATSRIDGMVALAMAFGLASKTLEPARQPDYQMIFL, from the coding sequence TTGACCCGCGGCGAACGCGTCATCCGGTTTATTGAAAAATTCTGCCGCGTGCCTGAGGGCGTGCTCGTTGGTTCGCCTATAAAGCTTGCAGACTTTCAACGCCGTTTCATTTTGGATGTGTATGACAATCCGGTAGGCACAAAGAAAGCCTACTTGAGCATTGCTCGAAAAAATGCCAAAACTGCCACAATCGCATGTCTCGTTTTGGTGCATCTAGTAGGCCCTGAAGCCCTCCAAAATTCGCAGATCGTTTCCGGCGCCATGAGCCGGGATCAAGCGGCCATCGTTTTCAACCTCACGGCGAAAATGATCAGCCTGAACCCCGACCTTGCCGACCTCGTCCGCGTTGTTGATTCCCGCAAACAGTTGTTTGGCCTGCCAATGGGCACCGAGTACCGCGCCCTTGCTGCTGAAGCTAAGAACTCACACGGCCTGTCGCCTGTATTGGCAATCCTGGACGAAGTCGGCCAAGTCCGCGGCCCGCGTTCCGAATTTGTCGACGCCATCACGACGAGCCAAGGCGCCCACGAGGCCCCGCTACTGATCGCAATCAGCACGCAGGCAGCCGACCCTGCCGACCTGTTCAGCATCTGGCTTGACGATGCCGCGGCATCGGGTGACCCGCGCATCGTGTCACACGTCTATGCAGCACCTGCTGACGCCGAGCTTGACGACCCCGCCGCCTGGAAGGCCGCTAACCCCGCCCTTGGTATCTTCCGCAGCCTTGCCGACGTGGAGCAGCAAGCCGCAGAAGCCAAGCGCATGCCGTCCGCTGAAGCCACCTTCAGAAACTTGGTATTGAACCAGCGCGTAGCCCTGACGAATCCATTCATGAGCCGCAGCACCTGGGAAGCTTGCAGCGAGCCTGCCGAGTACCTGGACGGCATGGAAGTATTCGCCGGCCTTGACCTGAGCGCCCGAACCGACCTTACCGCCCTGGTGCTGATTGGCCGTGACCCTGCCGGCCAATGGCATATCCAGCCGCATTTCTGGACGCCTGCCAATGGCTTGGCAGAGCGCGCCCGCCGTGACCGCCAGCCATACGACGTATGGGTGGAACAAGGTTTCATGCGAACGACACCCGGCGCAACCGTTGATTACGCACAAGTGGCCAAGGACATTGCCGAAATCACCGACGGCCTGAACGTTCAGGGCGTGGCCTTTGACCGGTGGCGTATCGACATCCTGAAAAAGGAATTCGACGCAATCGGCCTGACCCTGCCCCTGATCGAACACGGCCAAGGCTTCAAAGACATGAGCGTCGCATTGGACGCAGTGGAAGCCGAGTTCCTGAATGGGCGCGTTCGCCATGGCGGGCACCCAGTTTTGACCATGTGCGCAGCCGGCGCCGTCGTCGCTCGAGACCCTGCAGGGGGTCGAAAACTCGACAAAAGCAAAGCGACCAGCCGCATTGACGGAATGGTTGCCCTCGCCATGGCCTTTGGCCTTGCAAGCAAGACCCTTGAGCCGGCCCGCCAACCTGATTACCAGATGATATTCCTATGA
- a CDS encoding phage major capsid protein: MKKTAFCQLQIKSFDDEGIIRGIATTPTTDRAGDIVEPMGATFTLPLVLLHEHDRKAPLGHVIEATATPAGIEFVARIAKDATAGIAEVWQQVKAGLIPFVSIGCNVTESVPIATGYRFKKWEWLELSLTTVPANPEAAIRLVKTQPQEKHTMTLAEQIRSFEQQKAAAIAKMDGLVTKGAMLQGDDATAYDAAQDEVTQIDKHLARLQAAEQRQAQTAAPVSKSIAAPYIEVRDAAPKGTDFVRFTKALALSHGNPMQALEIAKGMGYGSRVETCLKAAVASGTTTSAEYSALVEPQLMASEFIELLRPALIVSKMTQVRNVPMNIKFSKATSGTSASWIGEAKPAPVTSAAFANVALGEAKLGAIAVFSEELLRRSEPSAEALVRDDLIATCANAIDIAFIDQANAGVANVKPASIANAATTAATTGTTAAAVRVDVKAAYGAAAAANQPLASAVWVMHPTTALALSMMRNVNGAREFEGIDFVTGGTFEGLPVILSTNVPGTAVAGYDVILAVQNEILLAEGGLAIDASREASLEMDSAPAGNAATPTAAQLVSLWQNGAVAIKAIRGITWARRRPTAVYRISAAKYA, translated from the coding sequence ATGAAAAAAACTGCTTTCTGCCAGCTTCAAATTAAGTCCTTTGATGATGAAGGAATCATCCGGGGCATTGCCACGACACCGACCACGGACAGAGCCGGGGACATCGTTGAGCCCATGGGCGCAACCTTCACCCTGCCCCTGGTTCTGCTCCACGAGCACGACCGCAAGGCCCCGCTAGGCCATGTCATTGAAGCCACCGCAACCCCTGCCGGCATCGAGTTCGTTGCACGCATCGCCAAGGACGCAACTGCCGGCATTGCTGAAGTCTGGCAACAGGTCAAAGCCGGCTTGATTCCCTTCGTATCGATCGGATGCAACGTGACCGAAAGCGTGCCGATCGCCACCGGTTACCGATTCAAAAAATGGGAATGGCTGGAGCTATCGCTAACCACCGTGCCCGCCAACCCCGAAGCCGCTATCCGGCTTGTAAAAACCCAGCCTCAGGAGAAACACACCATGACCCTTGCAGAACAAATCCGCTCTTTCGAGCAACAAAAAGCCGCCGCCATTGCCAAGATGGACGGCCTCGTCACCAAGGGCGCTATGCTCCAAGGTGACGACGCAACCGCCTACGACGCCGCACAAGATGAAGTAACGCAGATCGATAAGCACCTCGCCCGCCTGCAAGCTGCCGAGCAGCGCCAAGCCCAGACCGCCGCCCCGGTCTCCAAGAGCATCGCCGCCCCGTATATCGAAGTACGCGACGCAGCACCGAAGGGCACGGACTTTGTGCGATTCACCAAGGCCCTGGCCTTGTCGCACGGCAACCCCATGCAAGCCCTGGAAATTGCCAAGGGTATGGGTTACGGCAGCCGCGTCGAAACCTGCCTGAAAGCTGCCGTTGCTTCCGGCACGACCACCAGCGCGGAATATTCCGCCTTGGTCGAACCGCAACTGATGGCCTCTGAATTTATCGAGCTGCTGCGCCCGGCCCTGATCGTCTCCAAGATGACGCAGGTTCGCAATGTTCCGATGAATATCAAATTTTCTAAGGCCACCTCTGGAACCTCCGCTAGCTGGATCGGCGAAGCCAAGCCGGCCCCGGTCACGTCCGCAGCTTTCGCCAATGTGGCCCTTGGCGAGGCAAAGCTTGGCGCCATCGCCGTGTTTTCTGAGGAACTGCTGCGCCGCTCTGAGCCGTCCGCTGAAGCCCTGGTCCGTGACGACCTGATCGCCACTTGCGCCAATGCAATCGACATCGCGTTCATTGACCAAGCGAACGCAGGCGTGGCCAACGTCAAGCCGGCTTCTATCGCCAATGCTGCGACCACCGCCGCAACGACCGGCACCACCGCAGCCGCCGTTCGTGTCGACGTGAAAGCCGCTTACGGTGCAGCCGCCGCAGCTAACCAGCCGCTTGCCTCCGCCGTCTGGGTTATGCACCCGACTACGGCACTGGCCTTGAGCATGATGCGCAACGTCAACGGCGCCCGGGAATTTGAGGGTATCGACTTTGTGACCGGTGGCACCTTCGAAGGCCTCCCGGTAATTCTCAGCACCAACGTACCGGGCACCGCTGTTGCGGGCTATGACGTGATTCTGGCCGTACAGAATGAAATCCTGCTGGCTGAAGGTGGCCTTGCAATCGACGCCTCCCGCGAAGCATCGCTTGAAATGGACTCCGCACCGGCTGGCAATGCCGCAACCCCGACCGCTGCCCAGCTTGTGAGCCTTTGGCAGAACGGCGCCGTGGCCATCAAGGCAATTCGCGGCATCACCTGGGCGCGTCGTCGTCCGACTGCCGTCTATCGCATCTCTGCAGCCAAGTACGCCTAA
- a CDS encoding phage portal protein — protein sequence MKILGFDLSFKKALQPVSSGSNGWFPLVRESSPGAWQNSTPIEVDTALAHSAVFACVSLISNDIAKLPLRITKDMGTYWAPTAHEYSALLRKPNQYQNRAQFISQWITSKLLHGNTYALKRRNARGIVIALHVLDPLSVTPLVSEDGAVFYRLKTSHLATIGDVVVPAREIIHDRAMTPFHPLVGVSPLVAAGLAATQALNIQNSSSKFFQNGSRPGGILTAPGIISDDTANRLKTHWEANYTGDNAGKTAVLGDGLKYESMATTATDAQLIEQLAFSAQDVCRAFHVPAWKIGAGPAAPYTSSEATNLQYLTDCLQSHIEALELSLDDGLELPPTLRTELDESSLLRLDTATRTTVLAASIKAGLITINEGRASEGRAPVAGGDEIFRQIQDVPLAAPKEQAQ from the coding sequence ATGAAGATTTTAGGATTCGACTTAAGTTTCAAAAAAGCCTTGCAGCCCGTTTCATCCGGGTCTAATGGCTGGTTCCCGCTCGTTCGTGAAAGCAGCCCCGGCGCGTGGCAGAACAGCACGCCAATTGAAGTAGATACAGCCCTTGCCCATTCAGCCGTTTTCGCTTGCGTCTCGCTGATCAGCAACGACATTGCAAAGCTACCCTTGCGCATCACCAAAGACATGGGCACGTATTGGGCACCGACCGCGCACGAGTACAGCGCCCTGCTCCGCAAGCCGAACCAATACCAGAACCGCGCCCAATTCATTAGCCAGTGGATCACCAGCAAGCTGCTCCACGGCAACACGTACGCCCTCAAACGTCGCAACGCCCGCGGCATTGTCATCGCCCTGCATGTCCTTGACCCGCTGAGCGTTACGCCGCTGGTCTCTGAGGATGGCGCCGTATTCTATCGGCTGAAAACTAGCCACCTCGCCACCATTGGTGACGTCGTTGTCCCGGCCCGTGAAATTATCCATGACCGGGCCATGACCCCGTTTCACCCGCTTGTAGGGGTCTCGCCCCTGGTTGCTGCCGGCCTTGCAGCAACCCAAGCCCTGAACATCCAGAATTCAAGCAGCAAGTTTTTCCAGAACGGCAGCCGGCCCGGTGGCATCTTGACTGCTCCCGGCATCATCTCGGACGACACCGCCAACCGCCTTAAAACGCACTGGGAAGCCAACTACACCGGGGACAACGCCGGCAAAACTGCCGTGCTTGGCGACGGCCTGAAATATGAAAGCATGGCGACCACAGCCACCGATGCCCAGCTAATCGAACAGCTTGCATTCAGCGCTCAGGACGTTTGCCGCGCCTTCCACGTTCCGGCCTGGAAGATCGGCGCCGGCCCTGCAGCGCCCTACACGTCATCCGAAGCAACGAACCTCCAATACCTGACCGACTGCTTGCAATCGCATATCGAGGCCCTGGAACTCTCCCTGGACGACGGCCTGGAACTACCGCCAACCCTGCGCACCGAACTGGACGAATCCAGCCTGCTACGTCTCGACACGGCAACCCGTACCACCGTCCTTGCCGCATCAATCAAAGCCGGCTTGATCACGATCAACGAAGGCCGCGCAAGCGAAGGCCGCGCCCCAGTCGCAGGCGGGGACGAGATTTTCCGCCAGATTCAGGACGTGCCACTGGCTGCACCGAAGGAGCAAGCGCAATGA
- a CDS encoding head-tail connector protein, giving the protein MTITVVDARRHLRIDGTNDDIELYQRLAMAEALIQAYIGTPPADALQAIQRRTDYAAALDAVTLLVLGELWMNRESSTAAPLSEHVKTLLQMFREPTCV; this is encoded by the coding sequence ATGACCATCACCGTTGTCGACGCCCGCCGCCATCTCCGCATCGATGGAACCAATGACGACATTGAACTGTATCAACGCTTAGCCATGGCTGAAGCCCTGATTCAGGCCTATATCGGCACGCCGCCTGCCGATGCCCTGCAAGCTATCCAACGCCGCACCGACTACGCCGCCGCTCTGGACGCCGTCACCCTGCTAGTCCTGGGTGAGCTATGGATGAACCGCGAAAGCTCAACCGCTGCCCCGCTCTCTGAGCACGTGAAAACCTTGCTTCAGATGTTCCGTGAGCCGACCTGTGTCTAA
- a CDS encoding phage head closure protein, whose translation MSKPLAAGRLRHRVRIESPTRTQDAGGTLATTWALVAEVYASIEALSVRDFIAAQAVQSKVSVRITIRHLSGLTTDMRLIGPDGTIYKPLGFLPDPDSNREYLTVPCTT comes from the coding sequence GTGTCTAAGCCCCTTGCAGCCGGACGCCTCCGGCATCGCGTCCGCATTGAGTCCCCGACCCGCACGCAAGACGCGGGCGGAACCCTGGCGACCACCTGGGCACTGGTGGCAGAAGTGTATGCATCCATTGAAGCCTTGAGCGTTCGCGACTTCATTGCAGCACAGGCCGTGCAAAGCAAAGTGAGCGTGCGCATCACCATCCGCCACCTCTCCGGCCTGACCACCGACATGCGCCTGATCGGCCCTGACGGCACGATTTACAAGCCCCTGGGCTTCCTGCCTGACCCTGATTCAAACCGTGAATACCTAACCGTGCCCTGCACGACCTAA